The Microbulbifer sp. YPW1 genome contains a region encoding:
- a CDS encoding heme A synthase translates to MDVESDITELRKNYKNDWRFRLALIGTGLALVVVVLGAFTRLTHAGLGCPDWPGCYGHLLWPNESHEIAAANAAFPDTPVETDKTWPEMVHRYFAGMLLLVVVGLTYMFWRRRGHRGFIQSHILLGVILLQAAFGMWTVTLKLWPQVVTAHLLGGMATLSILWMLAERLRYRKRLIPPHEFSALQKIRPLAVVAVVAVCLQIALGGWTSSNYAALACPDFPTCHSEWWPAADFSQGFNVAQQIGPNYLGGAMENDARTAIHLTHRIGAIIVTLLVSLLALLAWRAGSPRWAQGLLAVLCLQVGLGIANVVMFLPLPVAVAHNAGAALLLLSLLTFCYRINTVQPAIKKYS, encoded by the coding sequence ATGGATGTGGAATCGGACATCACCGAACTGCGCAAGAACTACAAGAATGACTGGCGTTTTCGCCTGGCCCTGATCGGCACCGGACTCGCCCTGGTGGTTGTGGTTCTGGGCGCGTTTACCCGCCTGACACACGCCGGACTCGGCTGCCCGGACTGGCCAGGTTGCTACGGCCACCTGCTGTGGCCCAATGAAAGTCACGAAATAGCGGCGGCCAATGCCGCATTCCCGGATACCCCGGTGGAGACCGACAAGACCTGGCCGGAAATGGTACACAGGTACTTTGCCGGTATGTTGCTGCTGGTAGTGGTCGGGCTCACCTATATGTTCTGGCGTCGCCGCGGACACCGCGGGTTTATCCAGAGTCATATCCTGCTGGGCGTTATCTTGCTACAGGCCGCTTTCGGCATGTGGACGGTTACCCTGAAGCTTTGGCCGCAAGTGGTAACCGCGCACCTGTTGGGCGGCATGGCAACCCTGTCGATCCTGTGGATGCTCGCCGAGCGCCTGCGCTACCGCAAACGGCTGATCCCGCCCCATGAATTCAGTGCGCTGCAGAAAATCAGGCCGCTGGCAGTCGTTGCGGTGGTTGCCGTCTGTTTGCAGATCGCCCTCGGCGGCTGGACCAGTTCCAACTATGCCGCGCTCGCCTGTCCGGATTTTCCCACCTGTCACAGCGAGTGGTGGCCGGCCGCGGATTTCAGCCAGGGTTTCAACGTTGCGCAACAGATCGGACCCAATTATTTGGGCGGCGCCATGGAAAATGATGCGCGCACCGCAATCCATCTCACCCACCGCATTGGCGCCATAATTGTCACCCTGCTGGTGAGTCTGCTCGCACTACTCGCGTGGCGCGCTGGATCGCCCCGCTGGGCACAGGGTTTGCTCGCCGTTTTGTGCTTGCAAGTGGGGTTGGGAATTGCGAACGTAGTGATGTTTCTGCCGCTGCCGGTTGCCGTGGCACATAACGCCGGTGCAGCGCTGCTGTTACTGAGCCTGCTGACATTCTGCTATCGGATCAATACGGTACAACCGGCGATAAAAAAATATTCGTAG
- the cyoE gene encoding heme o synthase: protein MSTQAVSVQRASWRDYYELTKPRVVMLMILTSVIGMLLAVPGMVPLDILILGNLGIALCAGSAAAVNHLVDRHVDIKMARTTNRPIARGRVEPHKAILFALVLGCSGMAILLAFVNPLTAWLTLFSLLGYAVVYTMFLKRATPQNIVIGGLAGAAPPLLGWVAVTGDVHGHGLLLALIIFAWTPPHFWALAVHRRDDYAKAEIPMLPITHGVGYTKVHILLYTIILFVVSLLPFATAMLGWLYLLGAVVLGIGFLYWAVEMLRDKNPNAGMETFKYSIIYLMALFCIMLLDHYLVALPTSGA, encoded by the coding sequence ATGAGTACCCAGGCAGTAAGCGTACAACGTGCCAGCTGGCGCGATTACTATGAACTCACCAAACCGCGGGTGGTGATGTTGATGATACTCACCTCCGTGATCGGCATGTTGCTCGCCGTTCCCGGGATGGTGCCACTGGATATCCTGATTCTCGGTAACCTGGGTATTGCGCTGTGCGCAGGTTCCGCGGCGGCGGTCAATCATCTGGTAGATCGCCACGTGGACATCAAGATGGCGCGCACCACCAATCGCCCCATCGCACGCGGTAGAGTCGAGCCACACAAAGCCATTTTATTTGCCCTGGTACTGGGCTGCAGTGGCATGGCCATACTGCTCGCCTTCGTCAATCCGCTCACCGCCTGGCTCACGCTGTTTTCCCTGTTAGGTTACGCGGTGGTGTACACCATGTTCCTGAAGCGGGCGACACCACAGAATATCGTTATCGGCGGGCTCGCCGGTGCTGCGCCGCCGCTGCTCGGCTGGGTTGCGGTCACCGGAGATGTGCACGGACATGGACTGTTGCTCGCGCTGATCATCTTCGCCTGGACACCTCCACATTTCTGGGCGCTGGCAGTACATCGCCGGGACGATTACGCCAAGGCAGAAATTCCCATGCTGCCCATCACCCACGGTGTCGGTTACACAAAAGTTCATATTCTGCTGTACACCATTATCCTGTTTGTCGTCAGTCTGTTGCCTTTTGCCACCGCCATGCTCGGCTGGTTATACCTGTTGGGAGCGGTGGTACTGGGTATCGGTTTCCTGTACTGGGCAGTGGAAATGTTGCGGGATAAAAATCCCAATGCGGGTATGGAGACATTTAAGTATTCCATCATCTATCTGATGGCGCTGTTCTGCATCATGCTGCTGGATCACTACCTGGTAGCCCTGCCCACCAGCGGAGCGTGA
- a CDS encoding iron chelate uptake ABC transporter family permease subunit has product MNDLSQLLHSTFLWYALGAGLLVALVSGPLGCFAVWRRMAYFGDTLAHSALLGVTLGFVLHIQPTLAVGASSCLLALLLVYFHRRQNLSVDTLLGILSHTMLALGIITISLLDINVDLLSLLLGDLLAVSSQDLVLMSAAAVFIGLLLLFLWPKLLAFTLHEELAAVEGIPVERIRLALMLMLALLIAIAMKVVGVLLITALLIIPAATARRISTTPEQMAGFAALIGAISVVLGLAASVLWNTPAGPSIVVAAGAQFLFGQLRRSSQ; this is encoded by the coding sequence GTGAACGATCTCTCCCAGCTATTACACAGCACCTTTCTCTGGTACGCCCTGGGGGCGGGCCTGCTGGTGGCCCTGGTCAGCGGCCCCCTCGGCTGTTTCGCGGTGTGGCGCCGCATGGCCTACTTCGGCGACACCCTCGCCCATTCGGCACTGCTCGGCGTGACGCTCGGTTTTGTTCTGCACATCCAGCCCACCCTGGCCGTGGGCGCGAGCAGCTGTCTACTGGCGCTGTTGCTGGTGTATTTCCATCGTCGCCAGAACCTTTCCGTGGACACCCTGCTGGGGATTCTGTCCCACACCATGCTGGCACTGGGGATCATCACCATCAGCCTGCTGGACATCAATGTGGACCTGCTGTCGCTGCTACTGGGGGACCTGCTGGCGGTCTCGAGCCAGGACCTGGTGCTGATGAGCGCCGCCGCGGTATTCATCGGCCTGCTTCTGCTGTTCCTGTGGCCCAAATTACTGGCGTTTACCCTGCACGAAGAACTCGCTGCGGTGGAAGGTATTCCGGTAGAGAGGATAAGACTGGCGCTGATGCTGATGCTGGCACTGCTGATCGCCATTGCCATGAAGGTAGTCGGGGTATTGCTGATTACTGCCCTGCTGATCATTCCCGCCGCGACCGCCCGGCGCATTTCCACCACACCGGAACAGATGGCCGGCTTTGCGGCACTGATCGGTGCCATCTCGGTGGTGCTGGGTCTCGCCGCTTCCGTGCTGTGGAACACTCCGGCGGGGCCATCCATTGTCGTCGCCGCTGGCGCACAGTTTCTGTTCGGTCAGTTGCGGCGCAGTAGCCAGTAA
- a CDS encoding ATP-binding cassette domain-containing protein, which translates to MTASQPLIRAHSLGLEIAGRQLLRDISLELEPAEIVTVIGPNGAGKTTLLRLLLGLTRPTSGRVERRPGLRLGYMPQRLQIDATMPMTVGRFLQLGIDDVKVADALARVGAPHLAGTRLADLSGGEMQRVLLARAAARKPQLLVLDEPTQGVDLGGQSEVYQLIAQLRDELHCGVLLVSHDLHLVMAATDRVLCVNQHICCHGHPEQVSRDPVYLEMFGDKLAPYTHQHNHHHDLSGEVVDDGCDHNHAHALTPPPSSHPVTPPAGGQQQDPDSRNDQ; encoded by the coding sequence CTGACTGCCAGCCAGCCGCTTATCCGCGCCCACAGCCTCGGCCTGGAAATTGCCGGGCGGCAATTGCTGCGGGATATTTCCCTCGAGCTCGAGCCCGCGGAAATCGTCACCGTCATCGGCCCCAATGGTGCGGGCAAAACCACCCTGTTGCGCCTGCTGCTGGGATTGACCCGCCCCACCAGTGGACGCGTGGAGCGACGTCCCGGCCTGCGCCTGGGCTATATGCCGCAGCGCCTGCAGATCGACGCCACCATGCCCATGACCGTGGGCCGTTTTCTACAGCTGGGTATCGACGACGTGAAAGTAGCGGATGCACTGGCGCGGGTGGGTGCGCCGCACCTCGCCGGCACCCGTCTGGCGGATCTTTCCGGCGGCGAGATGCAGCGGGTACTACTGGCGCGTGCGGCGGCGCGCAAACCGCAGTTACTGGTGCTCGACGAACCCACCCAGGGAGTCGACCTGGGCGGCCAGAGCGAGGTATACCAGCTGATTGCCCAGTTGCGCGACGAACTTCACTGCGGTGTGCTGCTGGTGTCCCATGACCTGCATCTGGTCATGGCCGCCACCGACCGGGTGCTGTGTGTCAACCAGCACATCTGCTGCCACGGCCACCCGGAACAGGTAAGCCGGGACCCGGTGTATCTGGAAATGTTCGGCGACAAGCTCGCGCCCTACACCCACCAGCACAATCACCACCACGACCTCAGCGGCGAGGTGGTGGATGACGGCTGTGATCACAACCACGCCCATGCATTGACGCCACCTCCCTCCAGTCACCCGGTTACACCGCCAGCCGGCGGCCAGCAACAAGATCCCGACAGCAGAAACGACCAGTGA
- a CDS encoding DUF2909 domain-containing protein, whose translation MWLKTIIVLLFLAVLASLTSALLFLLRDMGAPESKRTLYALGIRITLAALLLLTIWYGFHSGMLSNTAPWANKY comes from the coding sequence ATGTGGCTCAAAACAATCATTGTATTGTTATTTCTTGCCGTGCTGGCCAGCCTGACCAGCGCCCTGCTATTTCTATTGCGCGATATGGGCGCACCGGAATCCAAGCGTACGCTGTACGCACTCGGTATTCGGATCACACTCGCTGCGCTGCTCCTGCTAACCATCTGGTATGGATTCCACAGCGGTATGCTTTCCAACACCGCGCCCTGGGCTAACAAGTATTAA
- a CDS encoding SURF1 family protein, whose protein sequence is MTVPKMSPEEGGNALTSGTRSDSKEAGEPSRAASVAFIRSWPLSLLCLCFFPLLLGLGNWQLQRAAEKQILLDRIDGRLSAQPQSIDQLHEPQSYTPVRLLGFYTDEYFYLDNRTRNGRVGYEILQVFETGDRERGKRRWLINRGWLPASSQRSELPEVAYPLAAKVITGFIYPSGNQVGRESNDAPSRTTPHARIQSLYNIAESGLRLDYPQWHIRLSADSDTALFTDWQLVNTNPQRHRGYAVQWFSMAAALCLLWLLAATNIREMVRQKWFKKPTKQT, encoded by the coding sequence ATGACAGTTCCGAAAATGTCGCCGGAAGAAGGCGGCAATGCATTAACCTCCGGGACCCGATCAGACTCCAAGGAAGCGGGAGAACCATCGCGAGCTGCCAGTGTAGCATTTATCCGCAGCTGGCCACTCAGCCTGCTGTGTCTGTGTTTTTTCCCCCTGCTATTAGGTCTCGGTAACTGGCAGTTACAGCGCGCTGCTGAAAAGCAAATCCTGCTCGATCGTATAGACGGCCGTCTTTCCGCACAGCCGCAAAGCATTGATCAACTTCACGAGCCACAGTCCTACACCCCCGTACGTCTGCTCGGGTTCTATACCGACGAATATTTTTATCTCGACAACCGCACCCGAAACGGCCGCGTGGGTTATGAAATCCTACAGGTATTTGAAACTGGCGACCGCGAGCGCGGCAAGCGGCGCTGGCTGATCAACCGCGGCTGGCTGCCGGCGAGTAGCCAGCGTTCAGAGTTACCGGAAGTGGCGTATCCCCTCGCGGCCAAGGTGATCACCGGATTTATCTATCCCAGCGGTAATCAGGTCGGACGAGAGTCTAACGATGCCCCGTCGCGCACCACACCCCATGCCCGCATACAGTCGCTCTACAACATCGCCGAAAGCGGGTTGCGGCTCGATTACCCGCAGTGGCATATCCGCCTGAGTGCTGACTCCGACACGGCACTGTTCACAGATTGGCAACTGGTGAATACAAATCCGCAAAGACATCGGGGCTATGCGGTACAGTGGTTCTCCATGGCCGCGGCCCTGTGTCTGCTGTGGTTGCTGGCCGCGACCAATATACGAGAGATGGTTCGGCAAAAGTGGTTTAAAAAGCCGACAAAACAGACATAA
- a CDS encoding metal ABC transporter substrate-binding protein, whose translation MSSSRVEPFLAQFFVLLITLMVAACGGDQSAQTSPQPSRDPGDASKKATLVVSIGPLAMIAREIAGEQLAVRSLIGNGDPHHYAPSVTDRVAMESAQLVVWLGPQMESVLARQMALLPEQQQLSLLAAGGYEFDGADKDDPHLWLRPRNAAVMAAHIATRLAELNPGQAQEFRARARDFSRAMANLQKVQDRALWAYRDVPIVSTHKAYSQFFGPAGVTVNSLSGSSSHQHGARAMLEHREATAAEAGHGCLFGEVPVNERDRQTAEHLNLGYQALDPLGTRLPADATYPQLMQQLLADARECLGAIPDRSAEH comes from the coding sequence TTGTCTAGTAGTCGTGTAGAGCCGTTTCTTGCCCAGTTTTTCGTCTTGCTCATCACCCTGATGGTCGCCGCCTGCGGCGGAGACCAGAGTGCGCAGACATCGCCTCAGCCAAGCCGCGATCCTGGGGATGCTTCCAAAAAGGCGACATTGGTGGTGAGTATTGGCCCACTGGCGATGATTGCCCGGGAAATTGCCGGCGAGCAGCTGGCGGTCCGGTCGCTGATCGGCAACGGCGATCCCCACCACTATGCGCCGAGTGTCACCGATCGCGTGGCGATGGAATCCGCGCAGCTGGTGGTATGGCTGGGTCCACAAATGGAGTCCGTGCTGGCGCGACAGATGGCGCTATTGCCCGAGCAACAGCAGCTGAGCCTGCTGGCTGCGGGTGGTTACGAGTTTGACGGGGCGGACAAGGACGATCCGCATCTGTGGTTGCGCCCGCGCAATGCGGCGGTAATGGCGGCGCATATTGCTACCCGCCTGGCAGAGTTGAATCCGGGTCAGGCGCAGGAATTTCGCGCCCGCGCGCGGGATTTCTCACGTGCCATGGCCAACCTGCAGAAGGTTCAGGATCGCGCCCTGTGGGCCTATCGCGATGTACCGATTGTCTCTACCCACAAGGCCTACAGTCAGTTCTTCGGGCCCGCCGGGGTAACCGTAAACAGCCTGAGTGGTTCCTCCAGTCACCAGCACGGCGCGCGCGCCATGCTCGAGCATCGAGAAGCCACCGCAGCCGAGGCCGGGCACGGCTGCCTGTTCGGCGAGGTGCCAGTGAACGAGCGCGATCGCCAGACCGCAGAACACCTGAACCTGGGCTACCAGGCCCTGGATCCCCTCGGTACCCGGCTGCCAGCAGACGCAACTTATCCACAACTTATGCAGCAACTGCTGGCGGATGCGCGCGAGTGCCTGGGGGCGATACCGGATCGTAGCGCGGAGCACTGA
- a CDS encoding CPBP family intramembrane glutamic endopeptidase, with protein MFSLNVHQGAPVIGAAEPFDSKSLWLPAAFLCLLAIPLGWIGVFAPAIWLGLVSIENTRGWKKALGFVITALLMLLVNSGKIPGNDHVALLAPYTDSNGNQIYASFRPAKAMIALTLVLFMILRPQRLKRADLGVVAIAVAVPIIAGLFLLPIYPKLNATIAIAALINLLVVCIAEEGFFRWILQRGLGMWLKKLPWLATIIVTLLFVTAHTAWAASPRMLALVGLAGLGYALVWQLRGSFWACVLTHWGVNLLHMTLLGYPA; from the coding sequence ATGTTTTCACTCAATGTCCATCAGGGGGCACCGGTAATCGGTGCCGCCGAACCCTTCGATAGTAAAAGTCTGTGGTTGCCTGCGGCCTTTCTGTGTCTGCTCGCCATTCCCCTGGGATGGATTGGTGTGTTTGCCCCAGCCATCTGGCTGGGACTGGTGTCCATTGAAAACACGCGCGGTTGGAAAAAGGCGCTGGGTTTTGTCATCACCGCGCTGCTGATGCTGCTGGTAAACAGCGGCAAGATCCCCGGTAATGACCACGTTGCCCTGCTGGCGCCCTACACGGACAGCAACGGCAACCAGATTTACGCAAGTTTCCGTCCGGCCAAGGCGATGATCGCACTGACTCTGGTGCTGTTTATGATCTTGCGTCCGCAGCGGCTGAAACGCGCTGATTTGGGTGTTGTAGCCATTGCCGTCGCAGTACCGATTATTGCGGGTCTTTTTCTACTCCCCATCTACCCCAAGCTCAATGCAACCATCGCCATCGCCGCACTGATAAACCTGTTGGTGGTGTGTATTGCGGAAGAGGGCTTCTTTCGCTGGATATTGCAGCGCGGTCTGGGCATGTGGCTGAAGAAATTACCCTGGCTGGCCACAATCATTGTGACCCTGCTGTTTGTTACTGCGCACACGGCTTGGGCGGCTTCACCGCGGATGCTCGCATTGGTGGGGCTGGCGGGCCTGGGGTATGCGCTGGTCTGGCAATTGCGCGGCAGCTTCTGGGCCTGCGTGCTGACGCACTGGGGGGTTAACCTGCTGCATATGACACTGCTGGGCTATCCCGCCTGA
- a CDS encoding cytochrome c oxidase assembly protein, with translation MAMSANAKTTVKMLALAVSMLGFALFIMPPLYDAFCEITGLNGKTGGRYEAVPAAVDTERTVKVQFVASNNENMPWEFTPGVVEMKVHPGEAVDTVFLAYNPTERDMVGQAIPSLVPFKAASYFHKTECFCFNQQTLAAGESAELGLRFIVDPDLPPGVNTITLSYTLFDVTERIAKQTDNKKTDASPIERDSEREG, from the coding sequence ATGGCAATGAGTGCTAACGCCAAAACCACGGTAAAGATGCTGGCCCTCGCGGTCAGCATGCTGGGGTTTGCACTTTTTATCATGCCGCCCCTGTACGACGCCTTCTGTGAGATTACCGGTCTCAACGGCAAGACCGGAGGTCGCTATGAAGCGGTACCGGCGGCCGTCGATACCGAGCGCACGGTAAAAGTCCAGTTTGTTGCCAGCAACAACGAAAACATGCCGTGGGAATTCACACCCGGTGTAGTGGAAATGAAAGTGCACCCGGGCGAGGCGGTGGATACGGTATTCCTTGCGTACAACCCGACCGAGCGCGACATGGTGGGCCAGGCCATCCCGAGCCTGGTGCCGTTCAAGGCCGCCAGTTATTTCCATAAAACCGAATGTTTCTGCTTCAACCAGCAGACTCTGGCTGCCGGCGAGAGCGCCGAGCTGGGTCTACGATTTATCGTCGACCCGGATCTGCCTCCCGGCGTAAACACCATCACGCTTTCCTACACGCTGTTTGATGTAACCGAACGGATCGCGAAGCAGACAGACAACAAAAAAACGGATGCCTCCCCAATTGAGCGAGACTCCGAGCGAGAGGGATAG
- a CDS encoding SCO family protein translates to MSKNVQHTAEQKRGILLTVVVMVLFMLAVLAGFLNKMGQPRVITDAELRANGAIKLERPRILDEFELLADSGEVFKTTQLAGRWTLVFFGFTHCPDVCPATLSTLNQFYQTLDDDTRTDTDILLVSVDPQRDKPQQLHDYVRYFNPNFFGVTGEFLNLKRFANQLNVPFNKVPLDDGGYTVDHGSQVVLINPRGHYHGFFKAPLDPAKMKLTYRSMRATYNG, encoded by the coding sequence ATGAGTAAAAATGTTCAGCACACGGCGGAACAGAAACGGGGAATCCTGCTCACCGTCGTGGTAATGGTGTTGTTTATGCTGGCGGTGCTGGCCGGCTTCCTGAACAAAATGGGTCAGCCGCGGGTTATCACCGATGCGGAATTGCGAGCGAACGGCGCCATCAAGCTGGAGCGGCCGCGGATCCTGGATGAGTTTGAGTTGCTGGCCGATTCCGGTGAGGTATTCAAGACAACCCAGCTGGCCGGACGTTGGACCCTGGTGTTTTTTGGTTTCACTCACTGTCCCGATGTGTGTCCTGCAACCCTGTCCACGCTCAACCAGTTCTACCAGACCCTGGACGACGACACCCGCACTGATACGGATATTCTGCTGGTTTCAGTGGATCCGCAGCGGGACAAGCCACAGCAGCTGCACGACTATGTCCGCTACTTTAATCCGAACTTTTTTGGCGTAACCGGTGAATTCCTCAACCTGAAACGTTTTGCCAACCAGCTGAATGTTCCTTTCAACAAGGTGCCGCTGGACGACGGGGGATATACCGTCGACCACGGATCTCAGGTGGTGCTGATCAATCCTCGCGGTCACTATCACGGATTCTTCAAGGCACCGCTCGACCCGGCCAAAATGAAACTGACGTACCGCTCAATGCGAGCTACGTACAACGGGTAG
- a CDS encoding cytochrome c oxidase subunit 3, with product MATESSYYVPEQSRLPIFATIGLFLTAFGAASWVNGGSSYIFFAGAIAMATVLWFWFAAVIRENMQGLNSDQLKRSYVWGMGWFIFSEVMFFAAFFGALYYIRTFTLPWLGGEGDRGSSNMLWEGFQNTWPLMVTPDQAVSGESAKVLGPKGIIDPWHLPLLNTVLLLASSVTVHIAHVFLKKGKRQAFNLWLGATVALGAAFLFFQVEEYLEAYQHLGLTLESGIYGTTFFMLTGFHGAHVTLGTIMLLIMLLRSVIAHHFKPDDHFGFEAASWYWHFVDVVWVGLFIFVYVLGA from the coding sequence ATGGCCACCGAAAGCAGCTATTATGTTCCCGAGCAGTCCCGGCTGCCGATCTTTGCCACCATTGGCCTGTTCCTGACGGCCTTTGGCGCCGCCAGCTGGGTAAATGGCGGAAGCTCCTATATTTTCTTCGCCGGTGCCATCGCCATGGCGACAGTGCTGTGGTTCTGGTTCGCCGCGGTGATCCGCGAGAACATGCAGGGACTCAACAGCGATCAGCTCAAGCGTTCCTATGTGTGGGGGATGGGCTGGTTCATTTTCTCCGAGGTGATGTTCTTTGCCGCATTCTTCGGCGCGCTGTATTACATTCGCACCTTTACCTTGCCGTGGCTTGGCGGTGAAGGGGATCGCGGCTCTTCCAACATGCTGTGGGAGGGATTCCAGAATACCTGGCCGCTGATGGTGACCCCGGATCAGGCGGTGAGTGGTGAATCCGCCAAGGTTCTGGGGCCCAAGGGCATCATCGACCCCTGGCACCTGCCCCTGCTGAATACCGTATTGCTTCTGGCCTCCAGCGTTACCGTACATATCGCCCATGTTTTCCTTAAGAAGGGCAAGCGTCAGGCATTCAATCTGTGGCTGGGTGCCACCGTCGCGCTCGGTGCGGCCTTCCTGTTCTTCCAGGTCGAAGAATATCTGGAGGCTTATCAGCATCTGGGGCTGACTCTGGAATCCGGTATTTACGGCACTACCTTCTTTATGCTCACCGGCTTCCACGGCGCCCACGTGACACTCGGCACCATCATGCTGCTGATCATGTTGCTGCGCTCGGTGATTGCCCATCACTTCAAGCCGGATGATCACTTTGGTTTCGAAGCGGCCAGCTGGTACTGGCACTTTGTGGACGTGGTCTGGGTCGGACTGTTTATTTTCGTCTATGTACTGGGCGCGTAA